GCCGACGGTCTCCCTAACCACAGCTTCAGACACAGTCACAGCGACTTTTCGAACCACAGCCTAAACAGTACGTCTGAGTACGTCGGAACACAGAGTATCCGTGGCACCGAAGCACACGTAGTTGAGATAACTCTCAGAGATGAGAACCAGAGCCTACATCCCGAGACCCTCGTGACCTACTGGGTCTCGGACGACAACGTAGTTCTGAGACAGGAGGTGGAGACCCCGAACGCGACTGTCACAGTCGACATGACCCGGACGAGGTTCAACGTGAGTATAGCCGACTCAACCTTCGAGCCTCCGACTGACGGAGAAGGCTCACAGTTCGCGACTTCGACCTTCGACTCCTTCGACGGTCTACAGGACTCGACCGATTTCGATCTACTCCGCCTAGGCTCGAACTACAGCTTCGACGAGGGACGTAAGATCGTCTACGCGGGTGAGACAGCCGCAGTACAGGAGTACGTAGACGACGGATCGCGTCTCAGAGTCGTCTCAGCCGAAGAAACCAGCCGAAGCTTCGGCTTCGCTGATCGGCACACGGGTACCAGCGTAAACAAGACATCGACTCAGGAGACTGAGGTCGTTATAGACGGAGTCAACACGACAGTCACTGTCTCGGAGACGAGCCGAGGAGCCGCAGTCTCTTGGACTCACGAGACAGACGGAGACAAACTCAGACACGCAGTAGTCTCCGAGACGGAGTCTGCCGAGACGGTCTTAGAGGTCGTCGAGAATCTCGGCTGAGGCTTAAGTTTACCATCAGAAATGCTTATACTGGAGGACATTCACAAAGCGAAGCTCTGTGAGTAAGCAAGATCAAAGATCTTGTTACAAAAATAGATAAAGATAAAGATTGAATACGGTCTTCTCGGAAAACGTCGGATACGGTACCCGTGTTATTCTTTGCGACTTATAGGAAAAATTCGTATTCACGTTCTTTTGTCCTTCAGTATGAGAGGAGTCGAGAACTCCACGGTGTCGAGAACCGGATCGTTGGTCGCCTCCAGAACTACGGGAGGTGCGACGCCTGCCTCCTCATCCTCTATCCAACGACTGAGACAGAGACACCAGCGGTCTCCGGGCTCGAGATCCGCAAACTCCACCTCAGGACGTTCACGAATCCGAAGATTCGTGTGCACACGAGGGCTTTAAGAGTCCTCGTTTAGGGGGAGAATATCAAGCTTTGCCTCTGGTTCTAAAGGAGAGCAGCGAGAGTTCCACGGGTTTCCGAAAACCGTAGGTTTTCGGCTTCGTGAATCATTGATTCACGGGCTACAAAATCAGAGATTTTGTAACTTTAGCAAATCTTCGATTTGCGAAACACCTGACCCGTGTTTTGCTGAACGTAGTGAAGCAAAGCAAGGAACGTTCGTGAATCTATGATTCACGAGCCTGCAAATCTCTGATTTGCAGACGTTAGTGACTGTGGGTGAATCGCGTCGAAGTATTTAACTAACCCTACGTTGTATAATGGTTGGAGGGTAATTATAGGCATCACAAAACCCTGAAGCATGGTGAGTCTTGTCTTGTCGTGCCGTGAGTGAAGTGGCATACGCCTACGGACAGTATGCAACTGCATACGCTCGCACGGACTGTGCGAGTGATAAACCTTCGGCGGTGATAGAAACCCTATCACGGAAGGTGAAGCCTGTTCGGGTGTTTGTTCCTCCACACGACCATTCAACATGGAAGTGCAGGCGGAATTAAATTCCGTTGCTCCGTTACGCTGGCATAGTGTCAGAGGATAGATACGGAAGCCACGGGTTTCCGAAATCTGTGATTTCGGCTTCGTGAATCAATGATTCACGGGCTGTGAAATCGTAGATTTCACAACTTTAGCAAATCCTTCGGATTTGCGAAACACCCGACCCGTGGTACTTCACGAGGTCTGAGATATCCGTAATTCACCAACAGCCTTATTAACAGCCTTATTATATCTAAAACGGTTGGTGTACTCGAACTGGATATGTTTGATGGGACATGGGAGATATATCTGTACAGCTTGTTTCCGATGGTGTTTCTGTTTCTCACTATATCACACGTAATACTCAGGACAAACAGGCTGAGAAGCTGGAAGCCCTTGACTGTAGTCTTACTACTCTGGTCGATGGCTATACACCAGTCTGTCGAGACAGTCTCATTCATACAGACGGGGGACTTAGTCTCGAAGTTCGAGGCTGTAGAGACGGCTACTAACCTGATTGCCGGATTCTCAGCCTACTTCGCACTCGGAGTCATAAACGAGGAGAAGAAGATTAAGGAAGGCAAGGATGTCCTCGACAGGGTGATGAGACACGATCTCAGAAACAGCCTTACGGTAATCAAGGGACAGATAGATCTCGTAGAGACCAAGATCGAGAACGGAGACTACTCCCGGGTTCGGGATCATCTAGCTAAGTCGGAGAAGGAGATCGAGAGGATGGACAGGACTGCGAGTAAAGCCCGTCGTCTCGAAAGCATACTCGCAGAAAGCCGACGACTTCACTCGGTTAGTCTCGACAGAATACTCGAAGAAGAGGTCGAGAGACTCAGAGAGAGGTTCGACGAAGCCGATATACGTCTCGGACTCGACGCGACGGACAGTCTGAAAGTCGTGGCTGACGAAGATCTGAGATCAGTCATCCGAGCCGTGGCTGAGAACGGAGTCGTACACAACGACAAAGACGAGCCGCGTCTTGAGATAGACGTCGAGAGAAACCGGCTTAGTGTGACTGTCTCAGTAGAGGACAACGGTCCGGGTATTCCCGAGGAAGACAGGTGTCTCGTCTTTGGACACGAGGAAAAGGACGACCTTCGGCACGGAGAGGGAATCTCTCTCTTCTTCGCCGACAAGCTGGTGGAGGAGTACAGGGGCGACATACGGGTCAGGGACAGCCGTCCCGAGGGCACAGTCTTCGAGATACGTCTGTGGAGGTCGTTCGATGACGTCGTCTGAAGATTAAATCTTCCGTGGAATGTGGGATATATGTAAAAGTTTGGGGGCTATGGGAAATATTACCGTATATAGACAAACTGAACTACTTCTCCACGAAGATGACGTCCTCAAGGGCTGTGTCCTCGCCGTCTCCGTTCTTCGACGCAGCGACGTCGTAGATCCGCCGTATGACCTCGATGTCATCCTCTGACAGCACCTCCTCCGAGAGACCGTCGTAGAGACGTGAGGCACCCCCGATTACGAGATACCTCTGGCTCTCGTCTGCGATGTAGATGAATCCCGAGGAGTCACCGTCTCCGGCTGCCCTGTCTCTGAGATCCGACAGTACGGAGTCCGTCAGAACTGCCTCCTCGAACGTCTGTAGAAGTCTGTCAGCCTCGGATGTGGATATGTCTAGACCCTCGGTCGCCTCGTCCAACACCTCCGACGAGTGGGGTGAGTAGTAGTCCCTCGACTCAGACGACGAGTCCTTGAGGAACCCCAATATAGAGGCTAAGTCTAACACGTCCGTGAGTATCCTCCGAACTCTTAAGTATCTTGTCTATCCGAGAAGGAGTGGGAACGTATTTCGTCACGAGACTACTACAGTATGTAGTGACAGACATACTCCGTGAGAGCTCCGACGAGATACTTGAGAGGAGGACACGTGAGGGCATAGAGGAAGCAGTCTGTGAAACTCTTACCTCGACAGCGACGTACACACGAGCCTGGGTTTCTGAGGTGAAAAATCGGAACGAGGTCGTCTTACGTGAGTACGGCGTCGAAGGGGAGACAGATCCGAGAGGCTGTCTATCAGACACAGAGAAGGAAGCCGTCCTCGAATCCGCCGAGAGACGTGAGAGACGAGTCGTCGAGAGCCGCGGTACGGCAGACACAGACACAGATACAGATACAGATACCGACGACACAGACACGGGTACCGACGCCGAGACTGAGTACATAGCCACAGTTCCAATAAGTTTCGAGGACGTTCCCTACGGTATCCTCGGTGTGGTTTCCGAGAGACGTTTCAGCGACGACGAGGTACATACCTTCGAGAGCCTGAGCGACCTCGTAGGATTCACTATAAGCTCCGCCGAGACGAGAAAGAGCCTCCTGTCGGACAGATACGTCGAGCTTGAGTTCGGTGTCTCGGACTCACGTCTCTTCTCTGTCTATGTCTCGGAAGAGCTGTCTTCGACTGTTGAGATCGAAAGCATGGTACAACGTCCTGACGGTAGATTCCTCCAGATACTCACAGTAGAGGTAGACGGTACCGCCGACTCCGAGATACGTGGGATAGCGGAGAGGTTCGGGAAGATTGACGAGTACGCGAGGATAGCCGTCCCGGATGACACCGCGACCGAGGGTAGATGTAGATGGGCTGTGATCACCTCGAAGCCGTGTATAGCCGCAGTCATAGCCGAGCACGGGGGCAAGCTTGAGACGGCAGCCGCTGACGACGGCGAGGGAACAGTAGTAGCCCGTCTTCCGCCCGAGTCTGACGTGTCGGGTCTAATGGAGTCGTTAGAGTCGGAGTACGACGGAGTGGAGATACTAGCAAGACGTGATCCCGCGAGAAGACCCAGAGGACGCGGGATCGGGGATGAAGACACAGACGGAGACAGCCGTGTCGCGTCCTCCCCGACTGACGGTCTGACGAGGAGACAGACGGAAGTCCTGGAGACGGCTTATCTCAGCGGATACTTCGAGTATCCGAGATCTAAGACCTCCGACGAGGTCGCCGATATGCTCGGGATCTCTCAGCCCACCTTCTCAGAGCACATACGTGAAGCCGAGAGCGAGATACTCTCGTCTATTCTCGGAGGCTGACCAAGTCACAAGAGTCAGTCCGGAACTCGTCACATACTTCGTCCCCGGGCTCGGCTCCTACCGAACAGTCGACTGACTGAAGCTCCTCCCACTCTTCGTCGGAGTAGTCGTCTCTCCGGAGGTTGGGCGGATAGTAGACACAGCTTTCACATATCATACCATTGTGTCAGTATCTATGTATCAGTTGGTCTCAAGAGAGATGTCGAGGCTGACCTCGTTCGTGACGTTGTCGTAGAGTGGCGAGGTCTGTTTGACCTCCTCGTGGAGGCTCTCGATCTCTTCTTCGGA
Above is a window of Candidatus Afararchaeum irisae DNA encoding:
- a CDS encoding HAMP domain-containing sensor histidine kinase, which translates into the protein MFDGTWEIYLYSLFPMVFLFLTISHVILRTNRLRSWKPLTVVLLLWSMAIHQSVETVSFIQTGDLVSKFEAVETATNLIAGFSAYFALGVINEEKKIKEGKDVLDRVMRHDLRNSLTVIKGQIDLVETKIENGDYSRVRDHLAKSEKEIERMDRTASKARRLESILAESRRLHSVSLDRILEEEVERLRERFDEADIRLGLDATDSLKVVADEDLRSVIRAVAENGVVHNDKDEPRLEIDVERNRLSVTVSVEDNGPGIPEEDRCLVFGHEEKDDLRHGEGISLFFADKLVEEYRGDIRVRDSRPEGTVFEIRLWRSFDDVV
- a CDS encoding bacterio-opsin activator domain-containing protein encodes the protein MTDILRESSDEILERRTREGIEEAVCETLTSTATYTRAWVSEVKNRNEVVLREYGVEGETDPRGCLSDTEKEAVLESAERRERRVVESRGTADTDTDTDTDTDDTDTGTDAETEYIATVPISFEDVPYGILGVVSERRFSDDEVHTFESLSDLVGFTISSAETRKSLLSDRYVELEFGVSDSRLFSVYVSEELSSTVEIESMVQRPDGRFLQILTVEVDGTADSEIRGIAERFGKIDEYARIAVPDDTATEGRCRWAVITSKPCIAAVIAEHGGKLETAAADDGEGTVVARLPPESDVSGLMESLESEYDGVEILARRDPARRPRGRGIGDEDTDGDSRVASSPTDGLTRRQTEVLETAYLSGYFEYPRSKTSDEVADMLGISQPTFSEHIREAESEILSSILGG